GAACAGCCAGGGACTCACGCAGTGTAATGGCTTCCTGTGCGTAGCCAATAATGCGTTGGGAATCGAAGTTAACGTTGGTCAATGTCGAGAAGAAGGCGCGTGGCGCAAAGTTGTCGACATCGTGATCGATGATATCCAGCTCGCGCGCTTTCAGCGCCCAGGCAGAAAGCCCTTGCAGCACCGCGACCAGCAGGTCTTGCAGATCGGAGGTTTCTGCGGTTTTGCCGCACATGCCCTGCGCGTAAGAGCAGCCGTTTCCAACAGGGGTACGAATCGTTTGTTCACATTGCACACAAAACATAATGACTTCCTTTTTAAGTTGCATTTTAAATGCTTGTTTAAAGCATAGTGTTAGCCGAGGCAGGTAAAAAGGCTTTTTTACTGCAACTTTAGGTAAATTTGATTTAGCGCAAGTTTGGTGATGGGCAATGAAAATCACTCTCAATCACAGCCCATAAACGAGGGGGAAAACGGTGTTTAGTGTGCGCTTATGAAGAAAACAGCGCCATCAGTATTGGCGCCGCGAGGCTTAATAAGAAACCATGTACGATAGCCGCAGGCACGACGTCGATACCCGCACTGCGCTGCAAAACGGGCAGCGTGAAATCCATCGAGGTTGCACCGCAAAGGCCTAACGCACAGGAGCGATTCCGCTGTGCCAACACGGGAACCAGCATAATCGCCAGTAGCTCGCGAGTCAGATCATTGAAAAACGCGGTGCTGCCGATGACGGGCCCGAGAGCATCGGTCAGCAGAATGCCTGACAGTGAATACCATCCATAGCCGGATGCCATCGCCAGACCGGTTTTCAGCGGCAGTCCTAGAATCCATGCGGCAAGCAGGCCGCCACCGAGCGCGCTGATACCGACGACAAGCGCGATGACCAGACCGCGACGGTTTAAGACGATTTGGCGCAACGTCATCCCGCTGTTACGCAGTTGAACGCCGACCAGAAAGAGCAGGAAGATCAGGGCATATTCGCTGCCTTTGCTGGCGTAGGTGAATCCCGGCCATTGCGTTAAGCCCAGCAGAAAACCACCGAATACCACGCCGCAGAGTTTGAACGATTCAAGAATCATTCGCAGTCGGGAAAGCGGTGCCGCGTCTCTGTACTTACTACGCCACGCACTGCGTTTTTCCCACAGCCACAGGGCAATGCCGTTTGCTGCGACAATACAGAAGGCGAAGACGGCAGTGTAGCGGAAGATCAGTAACAAATTGCTGCTGAGATTTTCCAGAAAAGCTAGGCTTATGCCCATCAAAAACAGAATAACGTACACCATCCAACTCAGCAGTTGGTTAATCAGCTGTAATGCTTTTTTGCCGCGCAGCGGTAACAGATAGCCAATGATGAGCGGTAATAAAATAATTAATAATCCTGAATACATCACAGAATTGATGTCCTTACGCGAGAAAAACGGCGCTAACCCGTATTTTAGGATTGACGGGGGTTACCGTAGTTAAACCATGAGGCTTTTCTTCTTCAGCTCTACCCCGATAGGGTTCGGCACGGAGGAAATACAGACCGTGCGTTGACAACATCGTCATTAACAACATCGCGGGATTCATCGGCTACACTTGGCGGGAAGAAAAACGATAATCTATTAAAATTAAACAAATTATCGCGGTGAGTAAAGCGCTGTCTGGCAGGATATTCTATACGGTGAGCGTTTTTGCAGCAGAAACTCGCAGGCCGCTGCTACAGGAGAGAAGGATGCATCTGGAACGTATTGAAATCCTGGGATTTCGGGGAATCAATCGTCTGTCGCTGACGCTGGACGATAACAATGTACTGATTGGTGAGAACGCCTGGGGAAAATCAAGCCTGCTGGATGCGCTCTCGCTGCTGCTGGCACCGACGCTACCGCTCTATCATTTTGATATGCAGGATTTTCACTTCACACCGGGAGATGAAAATAGCCGAGAAAAGCATCTTCAGGTTATTTTTACGTTTTGCGAGACGGCACCCGGCCATCATCTATCCCCTCGCTACCGTTCGCTGAGCCCCGTTTGGATTGAGGGGAATGAGTCGCTATACCGCGTTTTTTATCGGCTGGAAGGTGAGGTGGACGAAAGCCAGTCGGTCTTCACCTTGCGCAGCTTTCTTGACGCTGATGGGCACCCGATACCGCTGGATGATATTGATGAACTGGCCAGAGAGATTATCCGCCTGCATCCGGTGCTGCGGCTGCGAGACGCGCGTTTTATGCGGCGCTTGCGTTCTGGGACGTTGGCCGCGACGTTAGATAACAGCAATGAAAAGTTGACTCAGCAGTTTGAACAACTGATGCGCGAGTTGGTGCAAAATCCGCAGAAGCTGACGGATAAAGAACTGCGTCAGGGACTGGTGGCGATGCGACAACTGCTGGAGCACTATTTTTCCGAGCAGAATGCCACAGGTAACGACCGACGCCATCACCGGCATGCGCGAACGCACAATGGTAAATCGTGGCGATCGCTGGATAACATCAATCGCCTGATTGCCGGCCCCAATAGCCGCAGTCGCCGAATTATCCTGCTGGAATTGTTTTCTACGCTGTTACAGGCGAAAGGATCGGTGGCGTTGGATCCCCATGCGCGTCCGCTTTTGCTGATTGAAGACCCGGAAACTCGGCTGCACCCGATTATGCTATCCGTCGCCTGGGGGCTTCTGGTGCACTTGCCGCTCCAAAAGGTCACAACAACGAATTCAGGCGAGCTGCTGTCGCTGGTGCCGATGGAGCAGGTGTGCCGTCTGGTGCGGGAATCCTCACGGGTGGCGACATATCGCATTGGTCGTCAGGGGATGAATGCGGAAGACAGCCGACGCATTGCGTTTCACATTCGTATGAATCGACCTGCGTCACTCTTTGCCCGCTGCTGGCTGCTGGTGGAAGGGGAAACCGAAGTCTGGATGCTGAATGAACTGGCGCACCAATGCGGACACCATTTTGAGGCGGAAGGGGTTAAAGTGATTGAATTTGCCCAGTCGGGACTCCGGCCATTGCTGCGGTTCGCACGTCATATGGGGATTGAATGGCATGTCCTGGTTGATGGCGATGACGCGGGGAAGAAATATGCCGCGACGGCAAAAGGCATGCTAGCCGCACAGGACGAGAGCGAGCGCGATCATTTGACCGTCTTGCCCGCATCGGACATGGAACACTACATGTATCGTGAGGGATTCAGCCACGTTTATCACCGCATCGCGCAGTTGCCGGAAAAAGTGCCGCTCTCGATGCATAAAATCATCATCAAGGCGATCCACCGGTCATCCAAGCCAGACCTGGCGATTGAAGTCGCGATGGAAGCCGCAGCGAGGGGCTGCGAGGCAATCCCATCGCTTATTCGCAGCATGTTCTCCCGCGTGCTGTGGCTGGCCCGTGGGCGGGCGGATTAGTGTAATACATATAAAAAAATGCCGTTCAGTGTAACGAACGGCATTTGTCGCATCATAGTCATTTTATGGTTTGGCGTAGCGTGTTCTGAGTCGATGTGTAGGGTGTAGAAAGGGTCAGGATACGGCCTCGGCGATTTGCGGCACGATCAGGCAGGCATGATTGCCTTTTGGCCCTTGATGAACATCAAACCTGACAACCTGCCCGGCTTTCAGAGTCCGGTAGCCATCCATTTGAATGGTTGAGTAGTGCGCGAAGATATCGTCACCGCCCCCTTCTGGACAGATAAAACCAAACCCTTTGGCGTTATTGAACCATTTAACAGTACCTGTCTCCATGCATTGACATCCTTCGCAAGAGTATTCTTTTCAGTAAGGTGTGGTTATTTGGTTACTACGAATACGAATTGATTAAAACCCCATCAATTCATCCGTACACTTTAGTGAAATCGATCCCAGCGTCAAGCGGTCCATCGCGCGGCGAGGAGGGCAGTTTGCCAAAGTTTGATGCAGATAACGCTATTGATGAACCTACGATCGCGTTGCGTCATCAAGATATCGGTTACAGACCTTGAATTTTGCTTTCCGAGAACCATTTAATTCCTCAGGTGGTAAAATAAAAAGCAGACGTGCTACTGTAAATGTAGAGATACCCGTCATCTTTCAAGTCGCAGGCACTCATTTCCTGCTTCTCGGATCTATTAGGAATAAACAGACTGATGTCGTGAGTTGCGATATTCGTTACATGATGTGGATAGAGAATGGGAAACAACAGTACGTGGTCACAATCTGAGAACCTGACCGCCGATAAACAGAAAGAAAAATTGCAGCCGCCATCGATGTATAACGTGGTGTTGAATAACGATGATTACACGCCGATGGAATTTGTTATTGACGTTCTGCAAAAGTTCTTTTCTTATGATATTGAACGTGCCACGCAGCTTATGTTAAGCGTGCATTATCAGGGCAAAGCAATTTGTGGCGTATTCAGCGCTGAAGTGGCTGAGACCAAGGTCGTACAAGTCAATCGTTATGCCAGAGAAAACGAGCACCCGCTGCTCTGTACGCTGGAAAAAGCCTGAAGTCAGGCAATTTATTGGGAGAGGTGCCTATGCTCAATCAAGAACTGGAACTCAGTCTCAACATGGCTTTCGCCAGAGCGCGTGAGCACCGACACGAGTTTATGACCGTGGAGCACCTGCTGTTGGCTCTGCTCAGTAACCCAGCCGCCCGTGAAGCATTGGAAGCCTGCACGGTAGATTTAGCCGCGCTGCGTCAGGAACTGGAAGCGTTCATTGAGCAAACCACACCAACATTACCGCAGAGTGACGACGAGCGAGAAACGCAACCCACGCTCAGCTTCCAGCGCGTACTCCAACGTGCCGTCTTCCACGTGCAGTCCTCCGGCCGCAGCGAGGTGTCTGGCGCCAACGTTCTGGTCGCGATTTTTAGCGAGCAGGAATCTCAGGCCGCCTACCTGCTGCGCAAGCATGACGTCAGCCGTCTGGATGTCGTGAACTTTATTTCTCACGGCACACGTAAAGAAGAATCCGATCAGGCGCCAAACCCTGAAAGTCCCGTCAATGAAGAACAGGCAGGAGGGGAAGATCGTATGGAAAACTTCACCACCAATCTGAATCAGCTGGCTCGCGTTGGCGGTATCGATCCGCTCATTGGCCGGGATAAGGAACTGGAGCGCACGATTCAGGTATTGTGCCGTCGCCGTAAAAATAACCCGCTGCTGGTCGGCGAATCCGGCGTCGGTAAAACCGCGATTGCTGAAGGGCTGGCCTGGCGTATTGTGCAGGGCGATGTACCGGAAGTGATGGCGGAGTGCACGCTGTACTCGCTGGACATCGGTGCACTGCTGGCAGGCACTAAATACCGTGGTGATTTTGAAAAACGCTTCAAGGCGCTGTTGAAGCAGTTGGAGCAGGATAAAAACAGTATTCTGTTCATTGATGAAATTCATACGATTATCGGCGCGGGTGCGGCGTCCGGTGGTCAGGTCGATGCGGCTAATCTGATTAAACCACTGCTTTCCAGCGGTAAGATTCGCGTTATCGGCTCGACTACCTATCAGGAATTCAGCAATATCTTTGAAAAGGATCGTGCGCTGGCGCGTCGTTTCCAGAAAATCGATATCACTGAACCGAGCGTGGAAGAAACCGTACAAATCATTAATGGTCTGAAGCCGAAATATGAGGCTCACCATGATGTTCGCTATACGTCGAAAGCGGTTCGTGCCGCGGTAGAACTGGCCGTGAAATACATCAATGACCGTCACCTGCCGGATAAAGCGATTGATGTGATCGATGAGGCCGGTGCACGCAGCCGTCTGATGCCGGTCAGTAAACGCAAGAAAACGGTCAACGTGAGTGATATTGAATCGGTTGTCGCCCGCATCGCCCGTATTCCAGAAAAAACTGTCTCCGCCAGCGATCGCGATGTGCTGAAAAATCTCAGTGACCGCCTGAAAATGCTGGTGTTTGGGCAGGACAAAGCAATCGAAGCCCTGTCTGAGTCTATCAAGATGAGTCGTGCAGGGTTGGGTCAGGAGCGTAAACCAGTTGGTTCCTTCTTGTTTGCTGGTCCTACCGGCGTGGGTAAGACGGAAGTCACGTTACAGTTGGCCAAAGCGCTGGATATCGAACTGCTGCGCTTTGATATGTCCGAATACATGGAGCGCCATACGGTTAGCCGCTTGATTGGCGCGCCTCCCGGCTATGTGGGCTATGATCAGGGCGGCCTGCTGACGGATGCGGTGATTAAGCACCCCCATGCGGTACTGCTGTTGGATGAGATCGAGAAAGCGCATCCTGACGTCTTTAACCTGCTGCTGCAGGTAATGGATAACGGTACGCTGACGGACAACAATGGCCGTAAAGCGGATTTCCGCAATGTCATTGTCGTCATGACCACCAACGCAGGCGTGCGGGAAACACAGCGTAAATCCATCGGCATTATCCATCAGGACAACAGTACGG
This genomic interval from Pectobacterium aquaticum contains the following:
- a CDS encoding ATP-dependent endonuclease; its protein translation is MHLERIEILGFRGINRLSLTLDDNNVLIGENAWGKSSLLDALSLLLAPTLPLYHFDMQDFHFTPGDENSREKHLQVIFTFCETAPGHHLSPRYRSLSPVWIEGNESLYRVFYRLEGEVDESQSVFTLRSFLDADGHPIPLDDIDELAREIIRLHPVLRLRDARFMRRLRSGTLAATLDNSNEKLTQQFEQLMRELVQNPQKLTDKELRQGLVAMRQLLEHYFSEQNATGNDRRHHRHARTHNGKSWRSLDNINRLIAGPNSRSRRIILLELFSTLLQAKGSVALDPHARPLLLIEDPETRLHPIMLSVAWGLLVHLPLQKVTTTNSGELLSLVPMEQVCRLVRESSRVATYRIGRQGMNAEDSRRIAFHIRMNRPASLFARCWLLVEGETEVWMLNELAHQCGHHFEAEGVKVIEFAQSGLRPLLRFARHMGIEWHVLVDGDDAGKKYAATAKGMLAAQDESERDHLTVLPASDMEHYMYREGFSHVYHRIAQLPEKVPLSMHKIIIKAIHRSSKPDLAIEVAMEAAARGCEAIPSLIRSMFSRVLWLARGRAD
- the cspD gene encoding cold shock-like protein CspD is translated as METGTVKWFNNAKGFGFICPEGGGDDIFAHYSTIQMDGYRTLKAGQVVRFDVHQGPKGNHACLIVPQIAEAVS
- the clpA gene encoding ATP-dependent Clp protease ATP-binding subunit ClpA, producing the protein MLNQELELSLNMAFARAREHRHEFMTVEHLLLALLSNPAAREALEACTVDLAALRQELEAFIEQTTPTLPQSDDERETQPTLSFQRVLQRAVFHVQSSGRSEVSGANVLVAIFSEQESQAAYLLRKHDVSRLDVVNFISHGTRKEESDQAPNPESPVNEEQAGGEDRMENFTTNLNQLARVGGIDPLIGRDKELERTIQVLCRRRKNNPLLVGESGVGKTAIAEGLAWRIVQGDVPEVMAECTLYSLDIGALLAGTKYRGDFEKRFKALLKQLEQDKNSILFIDEIHTIIGAGAASGGQVDAANLIKPLLSSGKIRVIGSTTYQEFSNIFEKDRALARRFQKIDITEPSVEETVQIINGLKPKYEAHHDVRYTSKAVRAAVELAVKYINDRHLPDKAIDVIDEAGARSRLMPVSKRKKTVNVSDIESVVARIARIPEKTVSASDRDVLKNLSDRLKMLVFGQDKAIEALSESIKMSRAGLGQERKPVGSFLFAGPTGVGKTEVTLQLAKALDIELLRFDMSEYMERHTVSRLIGAPPGYVGYDQGGLLTDAVIKHPHAVLLLDEIEKAHPDVFNLLLQVMDNGTLTDNNGRKADFRNVIVVMTTNAGVRETQRKSIGIIHQDNSTDAMEEIKKVFTPEFRNRLDGIIWFNHLSTDVIQQVVDKFIVELQAQLDAKGVSLEVSDEARDWLAEKGYDKAMGARPMARVMQESLKKPLANELLFGSLVDGGSVTVELDKETQQLTYGFVSAQKRKTESVN
- a CDS encoding lysine exporter LysO family protein, whose protein sequence is MYSGLLIILLPLIIGYLLPLRGKKALQLINQLLSWMVYVILFLMGISLAFLENLSSNLLLIFRYTAVFAFCIVAANGIALWLWEKRSAWRSKYRDAAPLSRLRMILESFKLCGVVFGGFLLGLTQWPGFTYASKGSEYALIFLLFLVGVQLRNSGMTLRQIVLNRRGLVIALVVGISALGGGLLAAWILGLPLKTGLAMASGYGWYSLSGILLTDALGPVIGSTAFFNDLTRELLAIMLVPVLAQRNRSCALGLCGATSMDFTLPVLQRSAGIDVVPAAIVHGFLLSLAAPILMALFSS
- the clpS gene encoding ATP-dependent Clp protease adapter ClpS — its product is MGNNSTWSQSENLTADKQKEKLQPPSMYNVVLNNDDYTPMEFVIDVLQKFFSYDIERATQLMLSVHYQGKAICGVFSAEVAETKVVQVNRYARENEHPLLCTLEKA